One Salvia miltiorrhiza cultivar Shanhuang (shh) chromosome 6, IMPLAD_Smil_shh, whole genome shotgun sequence genomic window, ccaaaatcaatgaatcagattaatccgaattcttcaagtttaggaaatcccgtaaattcctcatttttcaattctgggaaccaacgaacattattatgaacttacgaacatactaatattcgtcgatgtgttcgtataaaaaataaatgaacatactaatattcgtcgatatgttcgtataaaaacaaatgaacatacaaatgaACTAATAttcgtcgatgtgttcgtataaaaaataaatgaacatactaatattcgtcgatatgttcgtataaaaacaaatgaacatacaaataaacatacttatgttcgtaagttcataataatgttcgttggttcgcccagaattggaaaatgaggaatttacgggattttaaacttgaagaattcggatgaatctgattcattgattttggtgagatcaatggctctgatttgatcttcattctctatataggggagtgctctccattgaactcttccctaattatatatatatatatatatagggagaggttcaaataagaactactaaataaaattagaacagagaaccattttaaaccattcgatcatcaagatctacggtggatgcatcatcttggtggatgaatgcagatcctgggttcgaatcctgaagggagcaaaaaatttattattttcggatgcattaaatttaatagcgaatgcattaatttatatagtagatgcaggCCCGTACCTGAGGGCATGCTCAACATGCTGCCGCATAGGGCCCCAAATTTTTGGGGGCCcaatttttttcacttttttatatatagtatatatataagaaGTATCTTTGTTTAACAAATAGTATTCCAAATATATATGCAGTAACTGAAAAAGCATTCTAAAAAAAGTGAATCAAAAAGTTTATCTACGATCAACTATGTCGCAAGACAGGTTGAATGGGTttgctatgttatcaattgaaagAAAATTGGTTGATCAGTTAGATTACATAAACTTGATAAATACATTTGCTTCTAAAACTGCAAGACGTGTTGTATTTAGATAAAGTAAGAAACTTATACTGTTAatgttgaattcttagtaagttatcttttcttttcttttgattgAAAACTCTTTTGAATAATTGATTGAAaaaatttatgttaatatattattgttgtttcgtcgatattaaaaaaatttataaagacccattttttatgttttgcttAGGGCCCTGTGAGATACAGGACTGGCCCtgagtagatgcattgattttaatggttcttatattctcacgataagtgtggttctcactataaccgcaccctatatatatatatatatatatatatatatagagagagagagagagggggggggggagagagaaaggttaaacagagaatgctaaatatttagagaatatagaattcgtgaaacaaaaacgaacagatctacaatttttacgaacaaatcaatgtaccacatgaacagcaatttgccccaGGTTCGAATcttgctggtggcgagtttttctattttttttactaaatacgtctgttcgtttgttatgttgatctgttcgtaacatgtatagacttgttcaaaatgaaatatataataattctctgtttaacttgaccatatatatatatatatatatatatatatatatatatatatatatatatatggtcgcgTTCAATAGAgaccactaaatattcaaagaacataAACTAAATCTCAGccattgatcttatctaatctaacggtcaccatttattcacgtcatgttcaacAGATATTTTTGTTGAATGTATACATGGTCGAATCCCACAACCCCCAAAAAAtcagcatttattcacgccatgttcaacgaatttgatgaatgttcaacggaattactgatatgttcaacggatttgatgaacGTTCATCAAATTTGTTGAATATGACGTGAATAATGCTGATTTTTTGGGGGTTGTGAGATTCGACCCTgtatatgttcaacaaaaaaattcgttgaacatggcgtgaataaatagTGAcagttagattagataagatcaacggctgagatttgATCTCttttctttgaatatttagtggtctccattgaactcttccctatataattATATGTAACTAAGAAAAGTTGaattgaaaaggaaaaaagaaaagcaagGACGAGAGATAATTAATGACCATCAATTTTGGTGATCAACCTAGCTTGACTATTGTTATACAAAAGTTTGAAACGCCAGTGAAGGGTGCCACGAAATACTAACAAACATATACTCACAGCCACTCAAAATCCAATGTCTTCGCTCCGCTTATGTTGTCTTAATCTAAGAATCCATGCatatataaatatcaaatttaGTTTACATCACGGAGAAATTCGCTCCTAACTTTTTCTTCCTACGATCTCTCCATTTGAGGTTCTAACTAGAAACGGGTCGAAACCCTGAAGAGCTATAGGGTTCGACCgttcaaataataaaaacaaaacgaaaaagaaaagttaaaaaagttatatatattgatagatagatagatagatataggCATATATACATCGATGCAAGGAATGAAGATGAAGTCATTGATGTTGTTGTTGGCTTTTGCCTGCATTTCGCGAGTTGTGGATGCTCATATAGGAGAATGGGACGAGGTATGGCTGAAACGAGCGCAGGAGGCCAGGAACCGTACTCTTGATACCTACGAGCCCATCCCTGAACATGTTGTCGCCCACTTGAACGTCAACGCAAAAAAGTACATCTCATTCACCTTGATccgtatttctttttgggtgtCTCATTTCGTTCGAAAGATTAAAACACAAATTGTCATATTTCACATGATTTtgaattaattcttttttatatattcaCTTTGTCTCCATATTTATGCATACCTTTCATTTTTTTGTATGTTTTCCAAATTTATGCACACCctatgcatatttttgggggacggatgaagtattattttttgaCACAAACTTGTTATGAATGAAGGAGCTTAGacgaaataaaaaatgaaaatgtgaagTCAAATAGCACTCGGAGGCATCTACAGAAGGGTTACACCGGTCCATGCATGGCGACCAACCCGATCGACCGGTGCTGGAGATGCCAGCCGAATTGGGCGAAAAACCGGTTCAGGCTGGCGGACTGCGTGCTGGGGTTCGGGTACAAGACGACCGGCGGCAAGAACGGGAAGATATACGTGGTGACGGATCCATCGGACCGCGAACTTCTGAACCCTAGGCCGGGAACCCTACGCCACGCAGTGATCCAAAAGGAGCCGTTGTGGATCATATTTGATCGCAACATGGTGATCACTCTCCAGCAAGAACTCATCATGCAAGGCGACAAGACCATCGACGGGCGCGGCGTCAGAGTCGACATTGCCTACGGCGCCGGAATAACCATCCAGTTCGTGAGCAATGTGATCATCCATGGCTTGAGGGTCCATGACATTGTCCCCAAGGAAGGCGGCATGATAAGGGACTCCGTCGACCACTACGGCCTCCGCACGGGGAGCGACGGCGACGGGATATCGCTCTTCGGGGCCCAAAACGTATGGATCGATCACGTCTCCATGACCAACGCCGCCGATGGCCTCATCGATGCCATCGAGGGCTCTACCGGGGTCACCGTCTCTAACAACCACTTCACCGATCACAACGAGGTGAGATTGATTAGATTGTTTGGTGGATGAGATAGATAAGATTGTATTTTGTGGTTAATTGTGGCGCCCGCATGCAGACGATGTTGTTTGGTGCATCGGAGAGTGCTACTCACGACGACAAAATGCAAATCACGGTTGCATTCAATCACTTTGGGAAGAGATTGGTGCAGAGGATGCCGCGCTGCAGATTTGGATACTTCCATGTTGTGAACAACGACTACACGCACTGGAAAATGTATGCCGTTGGTGGGAGCAGCCATCCGACTATCATTAGCCAGGGCAACAGATACATTGCTGATCACCCTTTTGCTAAGCaggtaaaataattttattaaatacgagatgtgttgttaattaatcctgaaaatatatatataggttacACACAGAGAGAGGACTCCAGAATCAGAATGGAGAAAGTGGACATGGGTATCGGAGGGAGACCAATTTCTGAGAGGGGCATATTTTATTGAGTCGGGTGATAAAGATTGGACGAAGAAGCATCCTCAATTCTACGACAAGATTATGGCTGCTCCGGCAACAAAAGTAGCAGAATTGACTAAATTTGCAGGTGCACTTGGTTGCAAGGAAGGAGTACCATGTTAATTAGCTAGGAATTAATCAAAGGATATCTAACGTTAGGAGGAACATATATAGATGAAATCCATATAATTTTACGTATTTGTGTTTAGTTAGATTTTCTCTTCCAAGAGATTCTTTTCATGGATTTTGTAAATTTATGCTTTATATATTATTAGTTGAGTATATAGTTACTTTCTATTTATGTGGGGTTTTTTTTAGAGAACCATAAAGAAGAACTTTTGGTTTTTAATATTTGCGAATGGAtgatcattttattttaaaattatttagtatCGTAAAttatagagtggattttgaaaatagccactttagAATAGTAAATTTGTtacccactaagataaaaaaatttaaaaattagtgacacttaccattttacccttgcatataaaaatttaaaaattgcccCCGAATttaaccagtcgaattcacaactatcattagttttgattgtgaattcaagctttaaaactcgaattcacaactgagtaactagtattggttgtgaattcaagttttaaaatttgaattcacaactaaaaatagtgttagtcattaattcaagttttaaaacatgaatttacaactataaatagtgttagtcgtgaattcgcgtgaattcacaactagaaatattgttagtcgtaaattcgcgtgaattcacaactataaatagtattagtcgtgaattcaatttttaaatgaattcatcacaactagaaatattattagtcgtgaattcaagctttaaaacttaaattcaagACTAGcattatttatagttgtgaatttaattgtaaattcatcaaactgattttgtgaattctagttttagttgtgaattaatagatctagttgtgaatttatagatatggtcgtgaattcaagaacattaatcaattttgttaggtcctgagggtctcgaataggtgtatggggggggaatacacctatgggctatttttaaatcaatcctcaatcagagggatctcagtcagagatcaaaacgaaactttgcatgcaaacaaatacgcctgttttactgaaatcagttttgaccaaacagggttgacgactgatactgaaagctcttcagtaaagagttatcagttaagttgctggaacttaactaatgcaagtaagggcttcagtcgagtttgctaaaacagagacgataacactcttcctgactatcagaagatagataagtcagactgatatcgtacgcagcgaaaattaaacttagtttcgaaatagcctcggtggagcaagttgttggttatggtttctctttgcagttagtcagtgttcagttttatcaattgaaataacacaagtaagaatgtaaaactgaaagctgtaaacaacacatagacttttacgtggttcggaaaaaccctttcctacatccacggttggttgatcagaccaacaatccactccgcaagtgcttaacaggtgcactgcaaaccgaaccgtgtgcttgccgggtgcacacaaccgtacactgaagaaaacccttctccagtacccacgcttcactcgcgtcggatttcccttgcttaacacaacccgtgctaagactctcagagtcagaaaacccttctgacctccgaatcactcaaaacactcttatgtggggaggtttgaacgagtgccaactatacttacaaagaacaagttctttgaagcaagtttgacctttggcttctgggtaaacagatatatgcctagggtctaagagaatgtgtgtaatcagcagtgactgattttggctttggaattctcttcttcgattcaagctttggggaatttaagcttaaggctgagtagcaatttcggcagagcttcagcttatgttgttgaatcggtgaaggttgaagtgatcctcgagcgctatttgtaggagaactcttgaatagatccgttggcataaatcgtcctcaagatttcttccgttggagagcaattcgaatttgagctgaggcttcaatcttcgaggttccttgtctgggtggaaacggctctctttgatggacaggagatgtgacgtctctgaaaagtaaccaccagataggaatgacctctgcagagataagattctgagatctctgcatttaatgcggctgtactttgtgagtacgtggcttcctcttaacattggaagatcagtcctaggaggaatgttcaactgatacttgactttagtatcagtcctttgcgcgcattaagtaatcagtcttcaactgattcttcaactgatacttcagttggtatctgcagtcttcagtcttcagtccttcgttcttcagtcttcagtcttcgacaccgcaagctaaactagaaacgaactataacacttgagttcaaaacaattctagtctattacaattaagtcctatgatttttggtatcatcaaaacaagggttaggatattccacaaggttcccaacaatttccccctttttgatgatgccaaaaccacacagtagttctagacagcaaaaagactgaactcgccgtacaagttctaaacatggggtgaaaacagttcccccttaacaatagaacctaaaaacttgtactaagagttaagaacgaaaacagttctaaaacagaacaagaagaagatagaaagacataatcagagcctgg contains:
- the LOC130988776 gene encoding probable pectate lyase P59 — protein: MQGMKMKSLMLLLAFACISRVVDAHIGEWDEVWLKRAQEARNRTLDTYEPIPEHVVAHLNVNAKKSLDEIKNENVKSNSTRRHLQKGYTGPCMATNPIDRCWRCQPNWAKNRFRLADCVLGFGYKTTGGKNGKIYVVTDPSDRELLNPRPGTLRHAVIQKEPLWIIFDRNMVITLQQELIMQGDKTIDGRGVRVDIAYGAGITIQFVSNVIIHGLRVHDIVPKEGGMIRDSVDHYGLRTGSDGDGISLFGAQNVWIDHVSMTNAADGLIDAIEGSTGVTVSNNHFTDHNETMLFGASESATHDDKMQITVAFNHFGKRLVQRMPRCRFGYFHVVNNDYTHWKMYAVGGSSHPTIISQGNRYIADHPFAKQVTHRERTPESEWRKWTWVSEGDQFLRGAYFIESGDKDWTKKHPQFYDKIMAAPATKVAELTKFAGALGCKEGVPC